The sequence below is a genomic window from Lepus europaeus isolate LE1 chromosome 20, mLepTim1.pri, whole genome shotgun sequence.
ctgttgcagccacttggggagtaaccagcggatggaagacctctctctctctctgtctctctgtctctctgtctctctccctctctgtccatggctctacctctcaaataaataaaatcttttaaaaataaatccacctGACAAAGTCAAGTGCGCTTGGGCACGAGACCaaggctgtgtgtgcacctgaCGGGCAACGGTCCCGGCCTGGTGTTGCATCCTGAAACAGGAGTTCAAAGGCACACGGTTAACAGGGAGACAGTGCCAGGGGCctctgggggggggcagggaaagaaagaagagaccCCTCGGGAGGCGACAGCGAAGGCCACTGGGCTGAGCCGGGGCTGTCTGCCCAGAGCACTGATCTTGCCCACTCCCATCGGCCACTGGGTGAGGGCTGCTCCCAGGGCCACAGGCgcacaggccaggccagggccacgaCCCCAGGAACGCCCGCTCCTCTGAGAAAGGCGGGAACATGTGCCTCGCTTTGACACACACGGACCCTGTCTCTGGGGACCCAGGACCAGTTAGCGGGCGTCGAGGAGGTGGAAATTCCGGGACATTCCCCGTCTCCCCTCCCCGCAGCGTTGTCAAGTCCCAACCACGTGCCCGGCTCACCTCTTTGGGCGTGGGAGACATTTTTATTTGAACCCTTAATTGAATCACAGCAAATTCATTTTGCCTCTGATGtgcagagaggggggaggggttgAGCTGGTGGAAATGAGGTTTTTTCAATTCTGTCGCCGAGTTCCAGCCAGATCGTGGGTGGAGCAGCGCCGTGGGCGGCTCCAGGAGGCAGCCGATTCAGGCTGATCTAGGATGGGATGAGCCAGATGCACCTGGCCCCGGACCCACGCTGTTCCCCGCGTCCCGAATGTGGGGCCCCCAGGCAGCCGGAGGCGGGTCCTCATCCTTCAATCAGAGAGTagcaaaaataaagcaaacacaaGGGAAGCCCCACATCCCTCCTCCGGCCCCAAGAGACCCCACCCTCCGTGGACGCAAGGAACCCCTCCAGCCCCACTCCCCCACTTCCGTCTCACGTGGCAGGTGCAGGACGTGACCTTGGAACACACCTTGGTGACCctgaggaagaattacagaggcTACAACGAACCCGACGACTATTCTACACAGTGGAACCTGGTCATGGAGAAGGTGGGAGTCGCAAAGTTCCGGCCGGTGCCATCGCCATAAGGAAGCCTTGGGTCCCTTGGCCTCGCAGGGGGCAGGcgagccacagcttgggacacacGCACCTGGGcgccgggttcgagtcctggctcctctgcttccaacccagcttcacAGTAGCACGCTCCCCAGCTGGCAGCAGTGACGCCCGGGTatggggtccctgcctcccatgtggggcagctggagggagatctggctcctggctttggcctggtctggcctcGGGCTGCTGCGGGCACttgtgcagtgaaccagtgggtgggatcggttggtctctctctctctctctttttttttttttttgacaggcagaatggacagtgagagagacagagagaaaggtcttcctttttgccgttggttcaccctccaatggccgctgcggctggcgcatcgtgctgatccgaagccaggagccagctgcttctcctggtctcccatggggtgcagggcccaagcacttgggccatcctccactgtactcccgggccacagcagagagctgggctggaagaggggcaaccgggatagaatccggcgccccgaccgggactagaacccggtgtgccggcgccgcaaggcggaggattagcctgttgagccgcggcgccggcctctctctgtctttcaaatacgaACACACGTGAAAAATAACATTCATCCTGCTTGGACATCACGCGGTCCATACGTGTATGGAAACATCGGccagtatttatttctttatttctacctacttgaaaggcggcatatgagagagagaggggcgtGGAAATGGGGGtggaaggaggtcttccatccgctggttcactccccaaacgcccacaacagccacagtaGCTGGGTCTGGCTCAagttcggagccaggagctccatccgggtctctcccatggtgcagcagggacccaggttcctGCCGCCTCCCACGGTGCGCGTGCGCTCGGGGCCGGATGGGAGGTCGAGGCgccagggctgggaccaggcccCCTGACGCGGGGTGCTGGGGTCCCCGTGTTGCCCGCCGGACTGTAGGCCAGCAGATCAAAGCGCCTGCCCCCGTGTCTCCTGTGTCTCAGCTCAAGTGTTGCGGGGTGAACAACTACACGGATTTCTCGGGCTCTAACTTTGCGAAGACCACCGGCCACAGCTACCCCAGGGACTGCTGTAAATCCATGGGCACCGCGGCCTGCGACGGGCGCAACACGTCCACGGCCGTCATCCACCAGGGGGTAACTCGGGGCTCGGCTGCGCGGCACGGCGGATGGAGcgcgcagctcctggcttcagctgtgaccatttggggagtgaacttgaggatggctccatccgggtctcccacgcgggtgcaggggcccacgcacttgggccatcctccactgctttcccagatgcatcagcagggagctggatgggaagtggagcggccggggctcgaaccggcgcccataggggatgcggcgacacaggtggtggcttagcccctgtgccacagcgccggcccgagcAAATGTAAAACTGTAGAGGGGAAGGCCGTTGAATTGTGTGGCCCAAGCATCCGGAAGACGGACTTGCCAGCGACCCAGACAGGGAGGGTGCTCACCCACCTGGGGTGGCTGGCCTGCTCCCCACCACTGGTCTCCCACTCCTCTGAGCTTCAGCTTCCTAATCTATAAAATAGTGCAGAGTGAGTGAGAAAACAAAGGGCTGAGAAGGTGCTAACTGCACATGGGCCCTGCTTTCCTATGTAAAGAGCACCCAGGGATAACTAAGATGCCGGACGCTAGCCATGGATCCGGCCATGATGACGTACTCCATGTGGGTTCTTTTCATCCTCATAAAATCCCCGGGAGGTGGGGCCTGTGGGTCTCATTTGTAAATGGGGATACTGAGGCACGGGGAAGCCCACCAAATCACACAGGCTGGTAGcatggagtgggggaggggtacGTGGCATGCTCTGGGTGGGGGCAGCAAGGAGGCCAGTGAAGACGCTGGGATAGAGCTGGGCAAAGGAACCAGTGGGAAGAGACCCCGGCCCTCGGGGCTTGATCCCCTTCTCTTTGAGAGAAATCTGAGTGGCCTGCTCGGCGGAGGCAGCCCCAAACCCCTGACTGACTGTTTGTGTCCGCAGGGCTGTTTCTCCAAGCTCCTGAAAATCACCAAGGCTCACAGCTTCATGCTATGCGGGGGCTCACTGGGGGCAGCCGGGATACAGGTAAGACCTGGCTCTTGTGTTAAGCACCTACTGCATACCGTGCACTGTTTGGCACAGCAGCGAACAGAAGACAAATGCCCCCGCCGTGGCGGAGCCGACATTCGAGTGGGGCATTCGGGTGATGATTTCGGGTGGAAGGAAGTAGAAACGGGGTGGTGATGGGGAAGCCAGGAGGGCCTCcctggggaggtggcagtgaCCGGCCGCCTTGGGAGTAGAGGGAGGACGACAAGGGGGAGACAGCTcgggcaaaggccctggggtgcgCACTCAGCTCCCATGCAGGTCTCTCCTCGGACTGGTCAGTGATAGGacggcctggctgggccaggctgaagccgagcgccaggtctcccacctgggcggcagagaccaagtacttggggcagcGCCTGCTCCCTCGCAcgcagggtgcacatgagcagggagctggcattggaggtggagccaggatctgaacccagaGCCTCTGATTAGGGCTGCAGGCACCGCCAGTGGCAGTTTAACCACCGGCAAATGCCGGGCGTCGTGGTGCGGCAGGTGACGCTGCTGCTGCGGCCCCGGCttccatacgggcgccggttcgagtcccggctgctccacttcccatccagctccccgctaaggcGCCTGGGGAAGCGGCgggagatggcccacgtgctggggcccctgcacccgcgtgggagacccggatggagcccctggctccagcctggcccagccccggccattacggccatgtggggagggaaccagaggatggaggacctccctctctgcctttcaaacaaaatcttaaaaaaaaaaaaaaaaaaaggagcgagGTGGGCTCACCCAGACTTCAGCTCCCAACTCTGCCCACGAAGCTGCTGTCATGCGGACGGTACGGTGCTAGCAAAGGCGGGACAGAGCGGCTGCGGAGAAACAAACCAGCGCATTCAGGGCCAGCTGATGTCTGACAAGGATGGGGGCTGCGGGCTCTGCGTGGCCACGTGACCTTCCTGCACCCCCATCGAAGGTTCAcagcgcgggggcgggggcgggcatgCGGCCACTGGTGGAGATGccccatcccatactggcacaGCCGGGTCCAGAGCGAGGGCCCAGCGTCCTGCTCACGCGGACCTGGGAGGCGACAGGTGACGGCTCGGGgggctgggtccccgccacccacgtgggagaccggggtggagtgctcggctcctggctttggctgccgcagacatttgggggagcaaaccagcgcaAAGGGGCTCTGAGAAATCTGCGGAGTGGGGATGCGGGCAAGAGCTACGCCCGACGGACGGTGCTCACACAGCGCTGAGGATCTCCGAGAGACAAGGGAGCGAGAAGGCATTACCTGGCCCACGCTCTCCTATTGGCCAACCCTAACAGGAAGTCAGACGGTAAGGACCTCCTATTGGTTCAACCTAACAGGAAGTCAAACCGTAAAGGCTTCTTGTTGTCCAATCCAGAGCGCAGGAGCTTCCTATTGGCCAGCCCTAACAGGAAGTCGGAAGGTAGGGGTTTCTTATTGGTCAAACCTAACAGGAAGTCCAAGCGCAGGGGTGTGTGGGAAATGTAGTCCTCAGGACTTGGAGGGGAGAGACAGGATCTGAGGGATGTCAGGACCAGGCCTCCATCCGCATGGGGTGCTGGCTCAGGGCGTCAGCGGGCCCAGCGCGAAGCGGAGCGGCTCCGCCATGCTGGGAGACGGCCCCGCTGCCCGCATCTCTGGTTTCTTCCCGGCCCGGGGCTCTGCGGCGCTGGTCCAGCGTCTCCTCCTCGTCCCGTTTCAGCTGCCAGGCGTCCTGGCCACCTTGCTGCTCTTCGTGAAGCTGGGCTGAGCCCAGGCCAGGAGGAGACAGCGCCCGGGCCACCGCCTGCTGGGAGCCTGGCGGCGCTGGTATTCCGTTTGGAAGGGAGATTGACGATTAAACAATGCAGGGAGCCCTGTCCCGCCGGACTCCCGTCTCCTTTTTGACTGCACCCCCGCCGGCTGTGAAGGCCAGAGGGGGTGGCTGCTCGCTGGCCTATggaaagcctggggctgggcacagATGCGCAGTGGGCGGGCATTTGGTGCTGTGGAGAAGAAGCcacttggctggggctgggggccggcgctgtggcgtccGGAGCAGGTTGGGCGGccgtctgcagagccagcaccccgTAAGGTTTGAATccgggctgccccacttccggtccagctccctgccattgtgcctgggaaagccgtggaggatgggccaagtccctggCTTcatgctaacgcacaccctggggacagcagcgCTGATGGCTCCAGTTCTTGGGTGCCTGCCCCCCGCggggctggggggccgggggAAGAGACCTGGACGCAAGCCTtcacagcttcagcctagcccgtCTCCTGCTGTGGTAGGCAGGTACAGGAGCAGGAAGCCGGGTCCACGCCAGTGtccactcccacatgggatgtgggctcccAAGTGAGAAACCTGCTGGGCCACGAGGCCTGACCGAACCCGTTAGGTCCCTGGGCCTGACCCCCCACGCCTAATGAAACCAGGCTCACATGGATCATCTAGAAGCTACTGGAATGTTCCTTGCTCGGGAAAGCCCCGCACCCAGGACGTTCCCAACTGCCAAGACCACGGTGCACTGCGCACAGTCAGCTTCACCGGGCGGCCTCCCTGCACGCCCCCCACCCACCTGGTCGGGGCCGCTACagcgctctgcccctcccccaacaagCTGCTTAAAAGGGGctctgttggggccggcgctgtggcgtagtgggctaagcctccgcctgcagtgccggcatcccatatgggcaccagttcgagtcctggctgccctttttctgatccagctctctgctgtggcctgggagcagtagaagatggcccatgtccttggacccctgcacctatgtgggagacctagaggaagctcctggctcctggcttcggatcagcgcagctctggcagttggggccaactggggagtgaaccagtggatggaagatctctctggggccagcactgtggcgcaacgggttaatgccccagcctgaagcgccagcatcccatacggacgccagttctggtcctggctgctcctcttccggctctctgctgtggcctgggaaagcagtggaggatggccaagtgcttggggccctgcacccgcatgggagacccagaaggagttccagactcctggcttcagcctggcccagccctggctgttcgggtcatttggggagcaaatcagtggatggaagctcgctctctctctctctttccctttcctatAAAAAAAGACAGGCATTGGGGCTGGTGGAGTGCAGGATCCACAAACCTGGGTCCATTCGCCTAGCAAGACAGCAGGGGGTCCAGGCAACCATTGCTTAATCCTGGCTCCCGAGGGCACCAGGGTGAGGGATGCTACGGactgaagccagggctgggaggggcatGTTCAGCTTGTGTGTGCAGGTCCGTGATTGGTCCACAGTGTCCACGGCTCTCCTTGGATTGGTCAGTGATACAACAGCCTGATGAAGGCCAAGCGGGCTCCTGGTGGTCTCAGGACCCCCAACACAGGGCCCGACAGCCGGCTGTTACCATGGTGATGAGTCTGTGGCAGCGATCAAGAGgccactggggatgcccacatcccacactgggcgccatggttcaagtcccagccctgcccccatgccagctccctgcgcatgcgtaccctgggaggcagcaagcaacagtgctggctcaggtacccgggcccctgccactcctgtgggagacccggatggagctcctgcctcctggcttctgcccggcccagccctggctgctgtggccatttggagggtgacccagcagatggaagatgttcgGTTTTGTGATTTTAGGGTTGGAAGAAGGTGAGGAGGCAGCTAGTTAGAGAAGGCTTTATTTTAGGGGGAAAGGATGATGGGGGTAAAGAGAGTGGGGGTCGAGCCTGCTGGGACAGAGGGCAGGGGTCCGAAGCAGGCAGGGCCCCTTCTTAAGGGGcttgttgggggaggggcagagcaccACAGGGACCCCGACAAGGTGGGTGGGGGGCGTGCAGGGAGGCCCCCTGGTGCAGCTGACTGTGCACAGTGCATGGTCTTAGCAGTTTGGAACGTCCCGGGTGCAAGGCTTTCCCAAGCGAGGAACATTCCAGTAGCTTCTAGATGATCCATGTGCACCCGGTTTCATTAGGCATGGGGGATCAGGCCCAGGGACTTAATGGGTTCCATCAGGCCTCTGTGGTCTAGCAGGTTCTAACCGATATctcttaataaaatgaaaaatatttttcaaaatattcatttgaaaggcagagagagagagagatctatccgctgattcactttccaaatggctgcaacagccggggctgggccagcctgagccaggagccaggagctccatccaggtctcccctgtgggtggcaggggcccaggtactggagccatcacctgtgtctcccagggtgacaacagcagggagctggagtcaggaggag
It includes:
- the TSPAN16 gene encoding tetraspanin-16 isoform X1, with product MAEIHTPYSSLKKLLSVLNGLMVVSGIVLLGLGVDVTHGEATLTAVLGVSSAYLQHVGRLCLVLGTVAIPLGLVGWYGATTESRGALLFCFLSTVIIVIVEVAAATVVLAFLPIVQDVTLEHTLVTLRKNYRGYNEPDDYSTQWNLVMEKLKCCGVNNYTDFSGSNFAKTTGHSYPRDCCKSMGTAACDGRNTSTAVIHQGGCFSKLLKITKAHSFMLCGGSLGAAGIQLPGVLATLLLFVKLG
- the TSPAN16 gene encoding tetraspanin-16 isoform X2 — its product is MAEIHTPYSSLKKLLSVLNGLMVVSGIVLLGLGVDVTHGEATLTAVLGVSSAYLQHVGRLCLVLGTVAIPLGLVGWYGATTESRGALLFVQDVTLEHTLVTLRKNYRGYNEPDDYSTQWNLVMEKLKCCGVNNYTDFSGSNFAKTTGHSYPRDCCKSMGTAACDGRNTSTAVIHQGGCFSKLLKITKAHSFMLCGGSLGAAGIQLPGVLATLLLFVKLG